The Elaeis guineensis isolate ETL-2024a chromosome 5, EG11, whole genome shotgun sequence DNA segment TCATGGAACGTGAGCCTAGCAATTTAATTTTGAGCATCCAAAATATACGACTTAAAGATGCATTAACCTTTTTTTGGATTGCTGTCAGAGATCGTACCGAATCATTATTGATGCATCATCCTAACTCTGCCACTTCCCAGCCACTTTTAAGCTTCTCCACACGATTGAAACGATGCATGGATGACCCATTCAAAAGGCCCGTCCGAGGAGAGTAAGGACTGATAAAGAAAAAGATTGGCACCCAAGGGTAAAAAAAGCAGTTGGtgcatctaaaaatcagatcatgtGTTGGGGAGCTCTGGACTCCCCCATTAATGTATTGTATTGCTATTTTAATTGGCTTAATTATTGCCAAGAGTCATTAATGCATATATGAGTATGTACTTCTTTTACTATGGTGTTTGGAAATTTTAGGTTACTCTCATGCATGAGCATCTTTTCGGTGTTTGAAAAATTATAGATCTTTTATACCTCCTTGATTAGAAGATAtatgtttcattttttctctctctttattttataaaaaatgataGATATTTCATGTTGCTCTAACCTAATTGTCCATTTACTGTCACCTAATAATGCCTGTCACCTTCAAAATTCGTGAGGTCAGTGAAGAATTGACGATGCAATGATCACTTCTTTTTGTGAAGTACATAAAAATTTGCTACGATCCACGATGAAATCTAGCTACTCAAAATCTTGGTACAATGATGCCAATTAACCAAGTTATTAGCTAttgacaaaaattattttcattaatattatttctaataaaatattaattaaatattattagtcTAGAATAATGCATTCCAGTACTTTTTTTTCtataaagaaaaagggaaaaacaaAAATTCCCATGGTTTACTCCAAAATAGAGGAAATATAGAGGGAAAAAGAGGGTAACAAATATATCAACTTACACATATATCGAACTCTTGAAGTTGGCCATTTGCCATTTGTCTATCCCTAATGTCATCATCTTCTTTCTTATCCAACGACTCTTGATCTTAATCATGTTTCATATATTTACTTTATATATGTTGGCTTGAGGACCATTTACATTACATAAATTATGGTGTTCTTTTTTAagctttttaaatattaaataactaTCCAGCATTGCTAATAGATATCTTGATCAGTCATGAAAAAATTTACCAAGACAAAATCAACTTGTGCTTCGAACATGCATCCAAAAAGAAAAGCCACTGAGACTGAGACTTGGAGAGATGCCAATATTAACCACTCGAGTATACGTGAGCTAAATTGAAATTGCACATGTGCAATGGTGCCAACATGAAATTATTAGGtttttttgattttcattttCCATATTGATTTTAATTCAAGGATTCATTGAAACATGGCATTCAGatccatgcatcataaattttccaGAAAACCAATATATGTAATAATTGGGCACCCCTTGATGAATGATTCCCAGGTTCTGTAAAAGAAGGCAAGACTAGGATGAAGCTGCTACATCATCAAAATTGTAGTATATTCCCTCCATCAATTATGTCGAATTCATAGAGCTCCAAGCTAGCACGCCAGAGCATGCAAGTCTACCACTATTTGGGCCCATTCTTGTCTTCTTTTGTGCATGTTCGTTCACGTAATTGTTGTCACCGTCACACTTCCCCTTGACGTCGACGCTTGGATTTTGAGGCGACCCATCAAAGTTCGATAGCAACCCAAATTTTTGGTGCAAGGTTCAATGATCTACCTACCTACTCCAATGAATACCGCCAGTCACCGCCTATCTGCCACGTGCTATTGATTGAGATATTAGTAGATGCCCCAATCTTTCAGAGTTGGATGCAACTTCAGTTATCAATCCGGCAGCCAAGGTTACATTTGGCTCTTAAGCcacggaaaaaataaaaaaataatatgtaaaaaattattttttaaaaatataatatttaaaaatataattttgacatatttaattgatcataaaaaaataatttattataaaataatttatatttaattgaacatttatttttctaaaaaaattatataaaatatctattatatccttaatagatataagactATATTTTTTACTCCCAAACTCTGTATatacattaatataatatttatattaaaataaatataatattaatataattatataacattagattataataatttattatattaatataactttaatatatatatatatattgataatattaacataatattaataatctatattaataatattgataatatcattataatattaatatattaatattaatattaatatatattgatacaaatattatattaatattaaaaaatattacattagtgtaaatattaaaataatattaatatatcataaatactataatatttatattaatataaatattaaactctataaaaaatattagtataatattaatataatattatattaatatttataagaataatattaaaaaaatatttttgaaaaaaaagatactaatttttattctattgaaagTCTCAAAACCCACATTCTCTATGAGTTTATATTTTTAATCGAGAGAactttttttattctcttttttttttaaacttcaaTCAAATATGGAGACTTTTCTCCGCTTCTTAAAAATTGCCTTACCCATCTTCACTGCCGCGAACTAAATGAACCCTAAATTtcaatatttctttctttttaagagaaaaataaatttcgacTTGGACTGAGTTCATGATAGACACTTAGGCTTAACATAAGCTATATCGTAAATAAAATAAATCCGAGTTGCTCGTCATAAGCCATAATATCTTTCATTATTTGTAATAGAGGATATTTGGTGCACCATCAAAAACAGAATAAATAGAGATGAAAATCAGCATAGCCGTATCCTTCAATGCTTTGAGTTTGTTACCAAGAATCGGAATGATATTTGAACATTAGAAGAGAGCAGTGATTGAAATTTGCGGGATTAGAATATTATCATTCTCCTATGCAACTGAAATATAAATGAAACTCTCtccaatcaaataattaaaattagaatcaTTTATTCTCACCTTATTTTAAAGTCCAACTCTCTTCAATCAAATATGCTCTAAATGTATGGTGTGAAACCATATTGTCTAGggccaaatctaaaattttacacCATTTTGAGAAATGCAAGAGGAGGAGGTTCTTTCGAATGATAATTGTTTAATTGATAAAAAGCAACCATATATCATGCTTGCTTGGATGGCACGACTCCACGAACCCAGGATTAATTCTTGTTGAAGTCATCAGCCCTCCAAGAATgaagtgagtcaaagataaaaaaaaaaaaaaaagattaacatcataatctcaaaaaataattaattataaaaattttaaaaaatgagaaaaaaaaccaCATTGGTACAATTTTGGATCATATCTCCAAATAAATGGAGTGTGTCATGATTTTAAATCAACAAAGTGACTATGTAGGCCATTCTTTGGATTGTTTTCTGGAAACGAGAAGGTGCTTTATCGGGCCCTACATGTTTTTTAGGTTACCTGCACTTGGACGTGACCATTGGACTAAACTAGGTTTATGTGAGGCATCACTAACAACTAATTGGTATAAGGTGACAACAAAGACTCGCAAATAGATTGGGCTAGATTTGGTATGGCCGAGTTGGTCTGGCCTACCAAATTCTACCGAATAGACCTGCACTCACGCAACAAATTTCATTCTCCTAACACTTTCAATTAGATAAATATATAATGTATGATCAAGTGTTGAGAATCAAAACAACTCGTAACATCAAGCGTGTATGTAATCAAACAAGCTGGGTTTGTAAATTAAAATGCTCTGTCCGATCACGAAATGCACGTGCTTATTCTTCATTATAAACATTAAAACACATATGTAAAAGCTGCTGGTGACACCGTAAGTTGTATGCCTAATTCAATGAACAAATTTGTGAACCAATCAATTATTGACTTGCAAATAAAGTATGAGGTCACATGTTCcatgcatatttttctttctttagatTTCAAGTCCGACAACCCACGCAACGAAAAGCTAGCCGTGCATGCGGTAGACCTTTCCCTTGCATGGTTCAGCGTCCTGAAGATGCACGTTTTTCTGATTTGCTTTGTTTGTTTATTGTACAGATTAAAAGTGGATAATGGGATCCCTATGTcgataattcaaattaaatcatatgatgcgAAGATCTTTAATATAtacatcaaatgatcaaaaaaatatcttatttaattttattcaaaCTGTCTAATTTTTGACTACTTAATACATAGATTAGAAACTCCAAATTATGTCTTTTTATACGCAAATAGTTTTAAGATGATTGATTACATCCAATAGTTTGGATCatcgatctaaaatttttattatacagtTTTAATCTGATTAGATCTGAGTCCATATTTAGTCGATCTTATTCTATATACTCTATTGCATATTTCTAAGGGACATGTTTTCTAAAGGATCAAGAAAACACACACATACATTATTTGCAATGcaaatttttagattttgtgGGATTGACCCAATCACATAATTCTAGGAGTATAAAATATACAAGTTAACAAAATCAAGAAAGATAAGGAAAACTTTTGCATAGTTGGAAGGTTATTGAATAAGAGATCTCGTATCCAATTTTGATAAGCTTCCAATGCATGGTCGGAAAGGTGTTGATGGAGAGAAGATCCCCTGCCCTAGTTTGGTAAGTTTCTAACAAAAACAAAGTCAATCGAGCATAATGTGACACATGGAGACATTTTGCTTTACCAGTAATAACTAAGCGATCAATATTTTGATTCTTGTACATCAGTCAAGATTTcagaataatcatttataaaaaccTTCAAATCTTCGATCAATACACTGAAATAATGTCATGGCCTGGCCCGGCCCATGCGAcaatcagccaaagcccaaaacaaaataaaaaaaaaaaagaaggaaggaaaacagaggagaagaactcccaaagggagtcttcttcctcctctcgccggctcctaattggagtcggagacgagctccctccggccTTATTTAAAGAGGAGATCCcacctctctcctttccaccgaaaattttaagctcaatcagcggcaatcgtcggaaaattcACTGCGGAAGatcgtccctgtgccgtccaattttcgtcggaaaagcttcgccggcgacggaggtaagcctcctccccttcctctcttctcccccttccttcccgtgccgatgtgcacgctcgccggcgaccggagccgccggattttgttgcggaagaaccttcctttttgtcatttttccgtcgccgatggtcaccgccgaccattggttttggcctcctcttgccgccgGGTCGCCTCTCCTCCTGTCGACGGCCGTCCCATGCTGGTTGCGCCGCCAGTCGGAACATCATCGAggagacctcacggtcccctattttggtccaaaagaaacccacgggaaagaagaaaaaaagaagaagaaggaggaaaagaaaaaaaagaaaaagaagaaaaagaaaagaaaaaggaaaagaaaaaaaaaagaaagaaaaaaattaaaataataataatataataataataaataggattttctcctctttctttcgtgaagaaaaaaaaaagagagaaaagaaaaaaaaatcattaaattaattaataaataatgatataaataataaaatatgagaaagagagtttctctctcttccctctctcccttcagcctgaactagtattttctctctctagaattggacttttctctctactttctctctctagaatcctctctctagattatttctctctcctaagatttctagaattttgagaagaatgatgatgaatttaaatgatcctagtgatgaattttttatctatgatcatcggacggtacaccgacatccactttgatcagatcagatatttttaagattttaatttttataattttattaaattatccacatgataatcttagcatgatttgatctgattgatcggatttgttgaatcatattgtctgaagaattcaagatgagctttctctctctagaattttctctctctaaattttctctctcttgattgattctctctctaaaaaggttagtgaatgaagaaatttcttttaatagtcctgatttgattctaatgaagaaccttgatccatgattgtcgagcagtgtactggtacttacctcaatcagatccgatatttatcaatttaattatccatgatcccgatttaattatatgatttgatcatgttgatttcatcaatcgagatattggatcaatcgtaatgttggattgtgtcacttgatcaattcgaattatacctcattgatttctctctcctctgattttctctctctacttgagtttatgaaatcgatgaagaaactcggtcctatcacttcgaatccgatttgatctgatagttaaactttagatcgtttaggtcctaattagattttgattagatgaaattagatgattggacccaatctaaagcgttgaaatatgatattcgtattctttcaaattattgaaattgattctgtataggattgtggatatttgatcatggaatatcgcgatatgatctatgaatagaatttttgaaagaaaatttatagaattatgtggatttattggaatgcgtttgaggtaagtaatgtttcattttttttagatttatcggtaaattataatgtatttttctgacataatttgtgaaacaatgcatgaattggatgaatggtattttgttatgaaaatatcttatttaaaatgttatgatgaagcatgattgaatatattgattccatgatgcattatatcgattgatttcgatactacatgattatatattttattatcgaaactagaatatgaaatatgatttatgaagaattatgatataagaaatattatgaattgacaacctgactatgtaaaggaccctgccaatgagggcatatacgttggcaattgattgtcttgagggtttatgtcgccagcgaaaccagcgacatgtcgtcagagagacccgcgacaaaccgtcagtgagaccagcggttctaaaggaactgccagatgattcgtagcctaccgcaagcagatacgtggtattataacattgccacagagaaaatgtgggcatagctcatggttgacgaaaagaattgaagaacgaaaagaaattgaaatctagaaagaaacttgaattttcgaaaaaaaaatatatttggcatgatttatgttgcataattgaaaattgatttcgaattgatgaactctatatgcttattttctataaataattaattacttaaatgcctgatgaaatctgttgaaaattgatcgttgcttactgggctgtctagctcattatcttttattttactgtttttacagatgttgaggaattaagatgatacaagatatgaatggaagagtgatcagaagcagaatctctatacttttattttcgattgaaagtcttattaaatttgatgaaaggattataaatcattgttgaatttattgagtcattaaagaaaaaataaatttaggtcgttatgttttggatttaaattattgactaattattctgctgttttaagataatatgataagatgccttgcatgcttatagaaaaattttctatgagtatgcggtggttgccatgaccctcgattcataatcttaAATCGGAGAtgtaataaataaattgaaatctCGACTTATTTAAAAACCTGTCAGCTACTGATATTTCAACATGTAAAATCCTTGCCCTAGCAACAGTTTAGGACAACACATGAATGAAACATATTCATTGCTCCAAAAGATGGATGgatatagaaaattaaaaaaaaaatcaaaataacaaataattctcacaacaatcaaaaaaaatcaaccaccaACCACCGAAACTGTCAGGATGGTTTCTAATAACGAAGGCTGCTCCACCACACGTACGTTCCTGAGCGATATTAATCAGCATAAATGGAATGATGCATTGAGAAGCCCAGTTTATCATGACAGATGAGAATGCTGGTCACAAATACCTCCAAGGATCTCTGGACAGAAGAAGTCCTGGAAAGGATCAAGGCATCAGAAGAGGCTACACTCCAAACTTCCAAGGCAACGTGGCAGATGGGTAATTTGTTGGAAAATTTGGGATTTTGCCACCACTACAGATGGACTCCGAAAGCACACGTCACAGTCCAACATCAACCATAAAAAAAATAGTGACTTTGCTTTGCCAAAAACTCTTATTTATTGTAGAAGATTAAGAATAGTTACATCATCGGGTGCGCATATATAAATCTTCTCGCCTTCCACGCCACATTCTCTtatgtgagaaaaaaaaaaaaaaaaaaagaaagaaatgtgaGGTCATACGAGGCTTGCCAACACGCCAATGGAAGGTGCAGTGTTGACCGTAGACGGCTCATTCTGCTGATAGTTGGACCTACTGTCTGAATACCCATCGGTGGCATCAGGTCCACCCACGATGGCACCCACAAGCACATTAGGATTGGGTGCATCCTTGTTGAACCAATCACTGAATCCCTGTTGGCAAGATACTGGTTTTGGGTCATTCTTGATCGATACGATCGATGCACCCCTATGGTGCACCTTAGCTGGATAATTGGTCCCAAACCCTACCATGTAGCTCAAACCCTTTGGATTCTTCCCCAGAATGTAGTCCACCTGAAACACCACATCATTCAATATCTACAGTTAGATCTTCAGTTCTCCCTCAATTTTACACTTGTTTTTGTCTTTTTATTACAGGTAAGATGAAAAGTTAAAGAGCAATTGTCAAATTTTTTTGGGTCAAAGGACACTGACTGTTAAATTGGCAGCAGAGTAGGGACTAGAAATTAAGAGGTCTCAAAAGATTGACTGTGATTACATAGCTGATGTCTGATCTATTAATTACCTGCGATTGGACGAACGAGATTATGTCCTTAGATCCAAGGGAGCCACCTGAGCAATCGAGGTTGGCCTTGGCGGTTGCAAGGTGGTCGGCATGGGCGGCAAGGACCAGCATCGCCGAGGTGGTGTACTGGAAATTGTTCCAGGGTTGCCACCAGAGCATGCCACCAGGGGTCATCTTGACATTGCTGTTCCCCTTCTGGACAACGTTGCACATGAGCTGATCAGCGTTGTTCTTGTATTGGAACCAGGTCCCATTGTTAGGCACCTTGCCTTCCAAGATCAACTATAATGTTATATGAACACAGAAAAGGGTGACAAAGTTTGGTAAGTAGTGTATCATCGAAATCGAACATTGGATAGCAGACTAACATGTGATATATGATATAGAGGATTGGACCACACGAACCTTTGAGACTAGCGTTTGGGCTCCGACAAATTTGTCGTCCCAAGAGAACATCGACCGGACGCCGCCGTTGTCTTGGGCAGAGCCAAGGAAGTCTAGGTAGGTCTGGTCACTGGTGGCTTGGTATAGCCATGCCGCTGCCCATAGCAATTCATCCTGTTGCAAGAATTATGTATTCATTGTAATATGATCAATCAAACTTGACGATTGTCAGGTCAGTCCATGGGAATTGACAAAAGGAATTTTTTCTGATATAGGCTAAAGTAAGATCGGTCCAGATTCATGAACAAATTTTCTCTACATGGGCTGGACCAAATTTAGGACATCCTCTTGCTTGAGTCAGCATGAATAGTTGGGCCTTGATGGTATTTAAAGTAAATCATAGGCCCAACGTAAACTCGTTGGACAGTAACCAGGCGGTTAATGTGAAATCCAGTGAATCTCTAGATATAATGCTACTGTTGATCAATAATCTTTTAGCATACACCGACAAGAAGCAAATGTTTGTTTGTTTTATATATGATACACCATGATTGTGTTTGTTGGGGATGGCGGCCAACCAGGTTTTTTCCCGACAGAACccgaatatatttttcataaaattttacaaatatatatatatatatataatagagatAAATAGAGTATGGATTTAatgttgaaaatatgaattgtggttatttatattcaaatttgaattgaaagttTTATGTACTGTTGATTTTTACTTAATATTAGTTATATTCAGATCACTATGCAAAGGTATTTTCCTCTACTCTCTCcttcccttcttcttttttttttttttttctttgtaattCTGGGTCCGGTATCCAATGCAATCAgaataatttgatttgaataaaGATTAATCAGAGTTTCGGATTCTTAATGGATTTGCTATTGTTGGACAAGATGGATTTgaattttttggatatatttttaaTCAGATTTGAGATGGATAAGGATAGTAAGAATTTAAATGGATTCGAATATGGATAGA contains these protein-coding regions:
- the LOC105044696 gene encoding LOW QUALITY PROTEIN: endoglucanase 15 (The sequence of the model RefSeq protein was modified relative to this genomic sequence to represent the inferred CDS: inserted 1 base in 1 codon); translation: MALRLFLFVGLGFFLVGQGRAQVGYKQALQQSLLYFEAQRSGKLPXDQRVLWRGDSALKDGGDVGVDLTGGYYDSGDNVKFGFPMAFTITMLSWSTVQFESQLSANSELTNALAAIKWGTDYLIKAHHEPEVLYVEVGEGGSDHACWERPEDMTTPRTSYSVDASKPGSDIAGETAAALAAASIAFNGSDAKYAATLLDHAKQLFDFARKYPGLYQNSVPVVGQFYSSSGYEDELLWAAAWLYQATSDQTYLDFLGSAQDNGGVRSMFSWDDKFVGAQTLVSKLILEGKVPNNGTWFQYKNNADQLMCNVVQKGNSNVKMTPGGMLWWQPWNNFQYTTSAMLVLAAHADHLATAKANLDCSGGSLGSKDIISFVQSQVDYILGKNPKGLSYMVGFGTNYPAKVHHRGASIVSIKNDPKPVSCQQGFSDWFNKDAPNPNVLVGAIVGGPDATDGYSDSRSNYQQNEPSTVNTAPSIGVLASLV